A stretch of Physeter macrocephalus isolate SW-GA chromosome 6, ASM283717v5, whole genome shotgun sequence DNA encodes these proteins:
- the CPM gene encoding carboxypeptidase M isoform X3 encodes MHGDEAVGRELLLHLIEYLVTSDGRDPEITNLINSTRIHIMPSMNPDGFEAVLKPDCFYNKGRENSNFYDLNRNFPDAFEFNNVPRQPETVAVMKWLNTETFVLSANLHGGALVASYPFDNGVPATGTLYSRSLTPDDDVFQYLAHTYASRNPDMRKRNPCRTKIEFPGGIVNGYFWYPLKGGMQDYNYIWAQCFEITLELSCCKYPRKEKLPSFWNENKDSLIDYIKQVHIGVKGQIFDQNGTPLPNVTVEVQDRKHVCPYRTNKFGEYYLLLLPGFYVIEVTVPGHDPHLTKVTIPPKSQNFSALKKDILLPFRGQLDHIPESDPLCPIIPLYRDLQGHSAATKPSLFLFLVTLFHILFK; translated from the exons GCTGTAGGGCGGGAACTGCTGCTCCATTTGATTGAATATCTCGTAACCAGCGATGGAAGAGACCCTGAAATCACAAATCTAATTAATAGTACCCGGATACACATCATGCCTTCAATGAACCCAGATGGATTCGAAGCTGTTCTAAAGCCTGACTGTTTTTACAATAAGGGAAG ggaaaatagtaACTTCTATGACCTGAATAGAAATTTCCCCGATGCTTTTGAATTTAATAATGTACCAAGGCAGCCTGAAACTGTGGCAGTCATGAAGTGGCTGAATACAGAGACATTTGTCCTTTCTGCAAACCTCCACGGTGGTGCCCTGGTGGCCAGTTACCCATTTGATAATGGTGTTCCAG CCACTGGAACATTATACTCTCGGAGCTTAACCCCTGATGATGATGTTTTTCAATATCTTGCACATACCTACGCTTCAAGAAATCCCGACATGAGGAAAAGAAATCCATGTAGAACTAAAATAGAGTTTCCTGGTGGAATTGTAAATGGATACTTTTGGTATCCACTCAAAG GTGGAATGCAAGATTACAACTACATCTGGGCCCAGTGTTTTGAAATTACGTTGGAGCTGTCATGCTGTAAATATCCTCGCAAGGAGAAGCTTCCAAGCTTCTGGAACGAAAACAAAGACTCACTGATTGACTATATAAAACAGGTGCACATAG GTGTAAAGGGTCAAATTTTTGATCAGAATGGGACTCCATTACCCAATGTAACTGTAGAAGTCCAAGACAGAAAACATGTCTGCCCCTATAGAACCAACAAATTTGGAGAGTATTACCTCCTTCTCTTGCCTGGGTTCTATGTAATAGAG GTTACAGTCCCTGGACACGATCCACATCTCACAAAGGTGACTATTCCCCCAAAATCCCAGAACTTCAGTGCTCTTAAAAAGGATATTTTACTTCCATTCAGAGGGCAATTGGATCATATCCCAGAATCAGATCCTTTATGTCCTATAATTCCTCTCTACAGAGATTTGCAAGGCCACTCAGCTGCAACAAAGCCcagtctgttcttatttttagtgACTCTTTTTCACATATTGTTCAAATAA
- the CPM gene encoding carboxypeptidase M isoform X2, whose protein sequence is MPSMNPDGFEAVLKPDCFYNKGRENSNFYDLNRNFPDAFEFNNVPRQPETVAVMKWLNTETFVLSANLHGGALVASYPFDNGVPATGTLYSRSLTPDDDVFQYLAHTYASRNPDMRKRNPCRTKIEFPGGIVNGYFWYPLKGGMQDYNYIWAQCFEITLELSCCKYPRKEKLPSFWNENKDSLIDYIKQVHIGVKGQIFDQNGTPLPNVTVEVQDRKHVCPYRTNKFGEYYLLLLPGFYVIEVTVPGHDPHLTKVTIPPKSQNFSALKKDILLPFRGQLDHIPESDPLCPIIPLYRDLQGHSAATKPSLFLFLVTLFHILFK, encoded by the exons ATGCCTTCAATGAACCCAGATGGATTCGAAGCTGTTCTAAAGCCTGACTGTTTTTACAATAAGGGAAG ggaaaatagtaACTTCTATGACCTGAATAGAAATTTCCCCGATGCTTTTGAATTTAATAATGTACCAAGGCAGCCTGAAACTGTGGCAGTCATGAAGTGGCTGAATACAGAGACATTTGTCCTTTCTGCAAACCTCCACGGTGGTGCCCTGGTGGCCAGTTACCCATTTGATAATGGTGTTCCAG CCACTGGAACATTATACTCTCGGAGCTTAACCCCTGATGATGATGTTTTTCAATATCTTGCACATACCTACGCTTCAAGAAATCCCGACATGAGGAAAAGAAATCCATGTAGAACTAAAATAGAGTTTCCTGGTGGAATTGTAAATGGATACTTTTGGTATCCACTCAAAG GTGGAATGCAAGATTACAACTACATCTGGGCCCAGTGTTTTGAAATTACGTTGGAGCTGTCATGCTGTAAATATCCTCGCAAGGAGAAGCTTCCAAGCTTCTGGAACGAAAACAAAGACTCACTGATTGACTATATAAAACAGGTGCACATAG GTGTAAAGGGTCAAATTTTTGATCAGAATGGGACTCCATTACCCAATGTAACTGTAGAAGTCCAAGACAGAAAACATGTCTGCCCCTATAGAACCAACAAATTTGGAGAGTATTACCTCCTTCTCTTGCCTGGGTTCTATGTAATAGAG GTTACAGTCCCTGGACACGATCCACATCTCACAAAGGTGACTATTCCCCCAAAATCCCAGAACTTCAGTGCTCTTAAAAAGGATATTTTACTTCCATTCAGAGGGCAATTGGATCATATCCCAGAATCAGATCCTTTATGTCCTATAATTCCTCTCTACAGAGATTTGCAAGGCCACTCAGCTGCAACAAAGCCcagtctgttcttatttttagtgACTCTTTTTCACATATTGTTCAAATAA